The genomic stretch GCGAAGTCGGCGTCGGAACGGTCGAAGAGGGGTGCGCCGACAGGCCGGGCGACATACAACTCGCCCCACGCCCGCCCGTTCAGCACGATCGGCGCGACGACACAACACCCACGGCCGCGGCGGCGCAGCGCGGCGACCCGCTGATGCACATATCCCGGGCGCCGCCCGGCGGCAGGCCCTTCCGCGGTCTCCACCCAGGCGTTGGGCTCACCGCCCCCGGCCCAGCGCTCGTGCAGGAACTCGGTGATCTCCGGGAACTGATGAACGGGGTAGGCCTCCGTCTCCGGAAACTCCGCCTCGTCCGGGGCCCGCTCCCCCACGTTCACCAACACCCGCAACCGCCCCAGGTCCCGCTCCCACACGGACAGCGCGGCAAAACTCCCGCCGAGCGCCCGACAGGCCCCCATGGCAGCCGCCCGCCAGGCCTCCCTCGACCCATGAGCCGCAGCCATCCCCTGAGCCAACCCCACAACAGCCGCCAACCGAACGTCCTCTCCCATCACTCCAGGCTAGGGACGTTCACGACAATTAGGGACATTGATACGGCGAACAGGTGTCGCCTCGCGGTCGCGGAGAGGAAGGACCCGCCCAGCGAACCGTCACTCCCCCGGCCACTCCGGCTTGCGCTTCTCGTTGAAGGCCGCCACTCCCTCCGCCCGGTCCCCCGAGAACGCCACCGAGCGCCAGGCCGCGTCCTCGACCTCCAGGCCCGCCCGCAGATCCAGGCCATGCCCAAGACGCAACGCCCGCTTGGCCGCACGCAGCCCCACCGGGGAGTTCCCGGCGATGCGCGCGGCCAGGGCCAGCGCCGCCTCCCGGTCCGTGCCGGGCGCCACCAGGTCGTCCACCAGGCCCAGTTCACGCGCCTCGGCCGCCTCGACGCGCCGCGCGGAGAAGATCAGCTCCGCCGCCCGCGCCGCACCGACCCGCCGAGGCAACAACTGCGTACCGCCGCCGCCCGGGATCACCCCGACCGACACCTCCGGCAGCCCCACCACCGCCGTCTCGTCGGCCACGATCAGATCGCAGGACAGCGCCAGCTCGAACCCGCCCCCGAGCGCGAACCCGTGCACCGCCGCGATCGTCGGCACCGGAAGCTCCAACACCCCCGTGTACGCCCCCCGCGCCACCGGCCGCTGCCGCACCAGATCCGCGTCGCTGAAGGAGTTCCGCTCCTTCAGATCCGCCCCCACACAGAACGCCCGCTCATGCGTGGAGGTCAGCACGACCACCCGCACCCCGCTGTCCGCGCCCAGCGCCGCGCAGGCCGCCCCCACCGACCGCGCCATCTCGGTCGACACGGCGTTCATGGCCTTCGGCCGGTCCAGGGCGAGCTCCGCGACATGCCCACCGTCCCCGTGCCGCCGCACCAGCACGAACTCCCCGTACCGCTCCTCGCTCATGACACCCTCCGGTTAACGCGGGTTAACAACAATCCCCCCGATCATCGCAGCCCGGCTCCCCAGGGGGAAGGCACCCCGTTCGGGTGACATCCCCCGAAACCCCCTTCCCTCGCCCACCAGAGCGCATAACGTGCGTCCGCCACAGCGCACCGGGGGCGTGAGCGCATCGGGAGGTTCGTGATGACGACTACGGAATCGGCCAGAACGGCGACCGCGGACAACACGGCCGCAGATGACACGGATGACACGGTGGCCCCGGACGACAGGGGTGCCGCGGACGACACGGCGGTCACACCCCCGCTCCGTCTCTTCGGCCCCCGCGGCCGGCACCGCCGTCCCCGCCCCCGCAAGATCCTGCTCGCGGCGGGCGGCCTGGCCCTGGCCGCGGGCGCCCTGAGCCTCGTACGACTGACTCCGGAGTCCGGTCTCGGCAGCCTCGGCACGCCGGAAGCGGAACCCTGGACGACCGACGACAGCGGCACCGACCCCGGCACGGGACACTCGACCAACGCCGCCGCGACCGTGGACACCGTCCCCCGGGTCAGCCCGTCCGCGACCTCCGCCATGGGCGGCCTCACGGCGGCACCCACGGAGACCAACGGCCTCGGGCCGACGCCGAGCGGCACCGCCGTACCGCCGCCCCTGAACCGGGACCCGGCCACGACCATCCCCGAGGCGCCGCAGACCACCGCCCCCCAGCCACCCACCACGAGCGCCGCCCCGCAGCCACGGCCCACGACCAGCCCGAACCCGCAGCCGTCGTCAGCGCCGCCGTCGCCTGCGCCGAGCCCCGCCGACCGGCCCGGCGTGTGCCTGCCGATCATCGGCCTGTGCGTGGACCCGCTGACCGCCCGCGATGACTCACCGAGTGAGGCTAGGACGGCTCCCCGTCACGGCGGGTGAGCAGCCAGGGCTCGACCACGCCGAGTCCACGCACCGGCCGCTGCCACATCGGCTGGAGCGCGAAGCGGTACGTCGGCGGCTCCTCGCCCTCCTTCTCCGCGGCCGCGGCGGCCTCGGCCGCCTCCGCCTCGGAGGCCGGCGCCTCGCCGGTACGGATCAGCTCCTCCGCGAAGGCGCTGTCGACGAGGACGGCGTCCCGGGGAGCTATCGAGGTGAGCCGGGAGGCCAGATTCACGGTCGTCCCGAAGACATCGCCCATCCGGGTGGTGACCGTGCCGAACGCGATCCCGACCCGCAGCTCCGGCATGGTCTCGTCGTTCGCCATGGTCTCGATGAGCCGGATGGCGATCTCCGCGGCCACGCCCGCGTCGTCGGCGGAGTAGAGCACCTCGTCGCCGAGCGTCTTGATGAGCCGTCCGCCCCGCGCGGCCACCAGATCGGCGGCCGTGGTCTCGAAGGCCTCGACGAGCTCGCCGAGCTCCTCCTCCTCCATCCGGCGGGTCAGCCGGGTGAACCCGACGAGGTCGGCGAAGCCGACGGCTAGACGGCGGTCCACCATCTCCTCGTCGTCGGCGGCCTGCACGACCCGGCCGGTCGCGGCGGCGAGCTGGCGCCGCCAGACGTAGACCAGGAACTCCTCCAGCTCGGGCAGGAGCAGCTCGACGAGCGGGTAGGTGACCTCGGTCCGCGTCATGCCCGGCTCGGGGGGCTCGGTCAGGCCCTCCAGGAAGGAGTCGATCTGCCACTCGGCCAGCCGGGCGGTGGTCTGCCCGGTGGATCTGGCCACCTGCACGGCCATCGCCTCGCTCAGCAGCCCCGCCTCGACGAGACCGGCCAGGCGCCTGAGCGCCAGTACGTCGGCCTCGGTGAGCGCCTTGGCCTGCCCGATGTCGGCGAAGCCCATGGCCCGCCAGAACCGGGACGCCAGCTCCATGGAGACTCCGGCGCTGCGGGCGGCCTGAAAGGGGGTGTAGCGCCGCTCCGCGCCGAGGATGAGACCTTCGAGACGCAGGGCGAGCGGATCTTCGCCGGGGTCGGCGGCGAGGGGGTCCATGCCGGAACCCGTGTCGTCGACGCTCACGCCTGCTGCCCTTTCCGATCTGCCGCGGTCAGGTATCGACCGGCCCCAACTCTACGGCAGGTGTGCGCCAGCTCACTCCGTTAAGCGCAGCGAAGGGTTTCCTGATCGCGGATGTTCCTGTACGCGAGGTTTGGGCACCCGAGCCGGCGCCCAACGATCACGCCGGTCGCAGATGCACGATGTCGCCCGCTCCCACCGGCTCCTGCACGCCCTCCTCCGTGGCGATCACCAGGCGTCCGTCGCCGTCCAGGGCCACCGCCTCACCGACCACCGACCGGTCGCCCGGCAGCTCGGCCCGTACGGTCCGCCCCAGCGTCGCGCAGCCCGCCGCGTACGTCTCCTGAAGGCCGCTGACCAAGGGGTCGCCCTCGGCCGCGCGCCAGCGTCCGTACCAGTCCTCCAGGGACCGCAGCACCGCCCGCAGCAGCGGATCGCGGTCCGTGCTCACCGCTCCGGCGAGCGCCAGGGAGCCCGCCTGGGGGACCGGGAGCTCCTCCGCCTTCAGGGTGACGTTGACCCCGACGCCGATCACCACCGCGTCGGCCCCGGCCCGCTCCACGAGGATGCCCCCGGTCTTGCGCTCCTCGCCGCCGACGGTCACCAGCACGTCGTTGGGCCACTTGAGTGCCGTATCGACCCCGGCGGCCCGCGACAGCCCCGCCGCCACCGCCACCCCGGTGAGCAGCGGCAGCCAGCCCCAGCGGGCGACCGGGACCTCCGACGGCTTCAGCAGCACCGAGAAGAACAGGCCCGAGCGCGGCGGCGCGGTCCACTGCCGGTCCAGGCGCCCCCGCCCGGCCGTCTGCTCCTCCGCGACCAGGACCGCGCCCTCCGCCGCCTTGCCCTGGTTGGCGCGGGCCACCAGGTCACCGTTGGTGGAGCCGGTCCGCTGCACCACCTCCACCTCGCTCCACAGCCCGCCCGCCCGGACCAGCGCCCGGCGCAGTGCCTGGGCGTTGAGCGGCGGGCGGTCGAGGTCGGACCAACGGCTGTCGTCTGATGCATCTCGCGGCGTCATGCAAGCCACCCTAGGTGTGGCCAACGCCGCACTGCCGATTGGTAGGCGCGCCACTACTCTACGGATGAGTAACCGTCCCCCCTTTTGAGCAGGCAGGGAGCCGCGATCCCGATGTCCGAGCCGGAAGAGCAGATCGACATCCACACCACCGCGGGCAAGCTCGCGGATCTTCAGCGCCGCATCGACGAAGCGACGCACGCCGGCTCCGCACGTGCCGTCGAGAAGCAGCACGCCAAGGGCAAGTTGACGGCCCGTGAGCGCATCGAGCTCCTGCTCGACGAGGGATCCTTCGTCGAGCTGGACGAGTTCGCCCGGCACCGCTCCACCAACTTCGGCCTGGAGAAGAACCGTCCCTACGGCGACGGCGTGGTCGTCGGCTACGGCACCGTCGACGGCCGCCCGGTCGCGGTGTTCTCGCAGGACTTCACCGTCTTCGGCGGTGCGCTGGGCGAGGTCTACGGCCAGAAGATCGTCAAGGTGATGGACTTCGCGCTGAAGACCGGCTGCCCGGTCATCGGCATCAACGACTCCGGCGGCGCCCGGATCCAGGAGGGCGTCGCCTCGCTGGGCGCGTACGGCGAGATCTTCCGCCGCAACACGCACGCGAGCGGTGTCGTACCGCAGATCAGCCTGGTCGTGGGCCCGTGCGCGGGCGGTGCCGTGTACTCCCCGGCGATCACCGACTTCACGGTCATGGTCGACCAGACCTCGCACATGTTCATCACCGGCCCGGACGTCATCAAGACCGTCACCGGCGAGGACGTCGGCTTCGAGGAGCTCGGCGGGGCCAGGACCCACAACTCGGCCTCCGGCGTCGCCCATCACATGGCGGGCGACGAGAAGGACGCCATCGAGTACGTCAAGCAGCTGCTGTCGTACCTGCCGTCCAACAACCTCTCCGAGCCCCCGGTCTTCCCGGAGGAGGCGGACCTCGAACTCACCGACGAGGACCGCGAGCTGGACACGATCGTGCCGGACAGCGCGAACCAGCCCTACGACATGCACACGGTGCTCGAACACGTCCTGGACGACGCCGAGTTCTTCGAGACGCAGGCACTGTTCGCGCCGAACATCATCACCGGCTTCGGCCGGGTCGAGGGCCGCCCGGTCGGCATCGTCGCCAACCAGCCGATGCAGTTCGCGGGCTGCCTGGACATCGACGCGAGCGAGAAGGCCGCACGGTTCGTGCGGACCTGCGACGCGTTCAACGTCCCGGTCCTCACCTTCGTCGACGTGCCCGGCTTCCTCCCGGGCGTCGACCAGGAGCACACCGGCATCATCCGCCGCGGCGCCAAGCTCATCTACGCCTACGCGGAAGCCACCGTCCCGCTCATCACCGTCATCACCCGCAAGGCCTTCGGCGGCGCCTACGACGTCATGGGCTCCAAGCACCTGGGTGCCGACCTCAACCTCGCCTGGCCGACCGCCCAGATCGCCGTCATGGGCGCCCAGGGCGCGGTCAACATCCTGCACCGCAGGACCATCGCCGAGGCGGAGGCCAACGGGGAGGACCTGGACGCGGTGCGCGCCCGGCTGATCCAGGAGTACGAGGACACCCTCCTCAATCCCTACATCGCGGCCGAGCGCGGCTACATCGACTCGGTGATCATGCCGTCCGAGACCCGCCGGCACATCGTGCGCGGCCTGCGCCAGCTGCGCACCAAGCGGGCGTCCCTGCCGCCGAAGAAGCACGGCAACATCCCCCTGTAAAGGAGCCGCTGTGACGATCAAGGTCCTGCGGGGCAACCCGACCCCCGAGGAGCTGGCCGCCGCCCTGGCGGTGGTCCGCGCCCGCGCCGCGGCGGCAGCAGCGATACCGCCCGGCGCGGACCAGCCGGGCGCGGCGTGGTCCGACCCGTCGAGGATTGCGGCACACCGCCTGCCGCAACCGGGCCCGACGACTTGGGCACGGAGCTACTGGCCGAGCTAGAAGTCTTTAGGGGCGCGGGGCTGTTTCGATTTGCGGCTCCGCCGCGTGGGCGCACAGAAGTGGAACCCAGGGCGCAACTTAAGTACGCATACTCAGGCGCCCTGGGAAACCACCAAGCACCCTGGATGAATGCTGTGGTCCGACCCTGAGAACGAACCCCCCGAGGAACTGCGCGACATGCAGAAGATGTTGCGCAGGCTGGGCGTTCTCATGGCGCTGGCCATGGTGCTGGCGATGATCGTGACCGGCTTGAGCTGAGCGCCAGCGATACGCTGATCCCATGACAGATCAGCCCGCCCGCCGACTCGTCCTGGCCTCCAAGTCCCCCGCCCGACTGAACCTCCTGCGCCAGGCCGGCCTCGCACCGGAGGTGATCGTCAGCGGCGTCGACGAGGACGCCGTCACCGCACCCACCCCCGCCGAGCTGGCGCTCGCCCTCGCCGAGGCCAAAGCCTCCGTCGTGGCGGCGAAGCCGGAGGTCATGGGCGCCATCGTGATCGGCTGCGACTCCGTCCTCGACCTGGACGGAGAGCCGCTCGGCAAGCCCGCCGACGCCGAGGACGCCACCGCCCGCTGGAAGTCGATGCGCGGTCGCGCGGGCACCCTCCAGACCGGGCACTGCGTCTGGGACACCGTCAGCGGACGGTACGCCTCCGCCACCGCCTCCACCGTCGTCCGCTTCGGCGAGCCCACCGACGAGGAGATCGCCGCGTACGTCGCCTCGGGCGAACCCCTCTACGTGGCCGGGGCGTTCACCCTCGACGGCCGCTCGGCGCCCTTCATCGACGGCATCGACGGCGACCACGGCAACGTCATCGGCATCAGCCTGCCCCTCGTCCGGCGCCTGCTGAGCCGGCTGGGGGTCTCGATCACGGACCTGTGGACCTGATCCGAAACGGCAGACCCTAGGCGGGCGCGGGCCCGTTCGCGGGCTCGGGGCCCGTCTTCGGGCCGGACTCCGGTTCCGGTCCCGGCTCCGGTCGCGCGTCGGTCGGCTCCTGCTGGGCGTCGTACGTCATCAGCAGGAGCACGATCAGCCCCAGGACGACCATCATGAACAGGAACGCTCCCCAGCCCACCAGGCCCCAGGCGAAGGCACCCAGGAGGCCGTGGACGACCGCGGCGCTGATCAGCAGGATCCGGCCGAGGCCCGCCGGCGGGCGGTCGCGCAGGGCGACCAGCAGGGCCACCACGCCGCACAGGACGAAGTAGAGGCCGAAGACGACTCCGCCGATCTTCGACGAGAGCGCCATCATGTCGGAGTCCAGGCCCGCCAGGGACATGTCCTGGCGGTCGACGACGACGCCCAGGAACCACTGGACCGCCGCGATGCCCAGCCCCTCGGCGAAGAGAACTATCGCCACCACCCATGCCACCGGTCTGCGCACCACCGGCCCCCACCCACTTCCGAGCGCTCCAGCGCCGTCCTAGCAGGACTGCGGTTACTCCAAGTACGTTCGAGACATCGCGAACGCTACTAACGGGTAAACCTCGGGACAAGGGTTCTGGGAGGGGCAAAGAATCGTTGGGCCATTCGTAGGGACTCCACAAAGAAACCGAGTGGCCCGCAGCACCTGATGACAGAGACCTTGACCACAACGGGCGGCTAGGGTTTCCAGGAGGAGTGCGCCGTACCGCGGTGCGACAAGGGATTTCGCGGGTCGAGCGAGCCTCGAATCACGCTCCGTGTGGGCAAGCTCACCATTGGGGACGGGTCGAAGTGCCGTGTCGGCTGTCCCTAAACTCGGCTTGTTTCAAGGAGGGAGCCTCAATCGTGCGCAAGGTGCTCATCGCCAACCGTGGCGAAATCGCTGTCCGCGTGGCCCGGGCCTGCCGGGACGCCGGTATCGCGAGCGTGGCCGTATACGCCGACCCGGACCGGGACGCTCTGCATGTCCGCGCCGCGGATGAGGCGTTCGCCCTGGGCGGTGACACTCCGGCCACCAGTTACCTGGACATCGAGAA from Streptomyces davaonensis JCM 4913 encodes the following:
- a CDS encoding enoyl-CoA hydratase/isomerase family protein is translated as MSEERYGEFVLVRRHGDGGHVAELALDRPKAMNAVSTEMARSVGAACAALGADSGVRVVVLTSTHERAFCVGADLKERNSFSDADLVRQRPVARGAYTGVLELPVPTIAAVHGFALGGGFELALSCDLIVADETAVVGLPEVSVGVIPGGGGTQLLPRRVGAARAAELIFSARRVEAAEARELGLVDDLVAPGTDREAALALAARIAGNSPVGLRAAKRALRLGHGLDLRAGLEVEDAAWRSVAFSGDRAEGVAAFNEKRKPEWPGE
- a CDS encoding adenylate/guanylate cyclase domain-containing protein, whose product is MSVDDTGSGMDPLAADPGEDPLALRLEGLILGAERRYTPFQAARSAGVSMELASRFWRAMGFADIGQAKALTEADVLALRRLAGLVEAGLLSEAMAVQVARSTGQTTARLAEWQIDSFLEGLTEPPEPGMTRTEVTYPLVELLLPELEEFLVYVWRRQLAAATGRVVQAADDEEMVDRRLAVGFADLVGFTRLTRRMEEEELGELVEAFETTAADLVAARGGRLIKTLGDEVLYSADDAGVAAEIAIRLIETMANDETMPELRVGIAFGTVTTRMGDVFGTTVNLASRLTSIAPRDAVLVDSAFAEELIRTGEAPASEAEAAEAAAAAEKEGEEPPTYRFALQPMWQRPVRGLGVVEPWLLTRRDGEPS
- a CDS encoding biotin--[acetyl-CoA-carboxylase] ligase, which gives rise to MTPRDASDDSRWSDLDRPPLNAQALRRALVRAGGLWSEVEVVQRTGSTNGDLVARANQGKAAEGAVLVAEEQTAGRGRLDRQWTAPPRSGLFFSVLLKPSEVPVARWGWLPLLTGVAVAAGLSRAAGVDTALKWPNDVLVTVGGEERKTGGILVERAGADAVVIGVGVNVTLKAEELPVPQAGSLALAGAVSTDRDPLLRAVLRSLEDWYGRWRAAEGDPLVSGLQETYAAGCATLGRTVRAELPGDRSVVGEAVALDGDGRLVIATEEGVQEPVGAGDIVHLRPA
- a CDS encoding acyl-CoA carboxylase subunit beta, producing MSEPEEQIDIHTTAGKLADLQRRIDEATHAGSARAVEKQHAKGKLTARERIELLLDEGSFVELDEFARHRSTNFGLEKNRPYGDGVVVGYGTVDGRPVAVFSQDFTVFGGALGEVYGQKIVKVMDFALKTGCPVIGINDSGGARIQEGVASLGAYGEIFRRNTHASGVVPQISLVVGPCAGGAVYSPAITDFTVMVDQTSHMFITGPDVIKTVTGEDVGFEELGGARTHNSASGVAHHMAGDEKDAIEYVKQLLSYLPSNNLSEPPVFPEEADLELTDEDRELDTIVPDSANQPYDMHTVLEHVLDDAEFFETQALFAPNIITGFGRVEGRPVGIVANQPMQFAGCLDIDASEKAARFVRTCDAFNVPVLTFVDVPGFLPGVDQEHTGIIRRGAKLIYAYAEATVPLITVITRKAFGGAYDVMGSKHLGADLNLAWPTAQIAVMGAQGAVNILHRRTIAEAEANGEDLDAVRARLIQEYEDTLLNPYIAAERGYIDSVIMPSETRRHIVRGLRQLRTKRASLPPKKHGNIPL
- a CDS encoding acyl-CoA carboxylase epsilon subunit, giving the protein MTIKVLRGNPTPEELAAALAVVRARAAAAAAIPPGADQPGAAWSDPSRIAAHRLPQPGPTTWARSYWPS
- the mmpB gene encoding morphogenic membrane protein MmpB: MLWSDPENEPPEELRDMQKMLRRLGVLMALAMVLAMIVTGLS
- a CDS encoding Maf family protein, whose translation is MTDQPARRLVLASKSPARLNLLRQAGLAPEVIVSGVDEDAVTAPTPAELALALAEAKASVVAAKPEVMGAIVIGCDSVLDLDGEPLGKPADAEDATARWKSMRGRAGTLQTGHCVWDTVSGRYASATASTVVRFGEPTDEEIAAYVASGEPLYVAGAFTLDGRSAPFIDGIDGDHGNVIGISLPLVRRLLSRLGVSITDLWT